One Flagellimonas sp. CMM7 genomic region harbors:
- a CDS encoding START-like domain-containing protein encodes MSDKIKFEIEFVIQASPQLLYQYISTPSGLSEWYADNVNSRSEMFTFIWDGSEENAKMLKRKSDEFVKFSWEENEDDSFFEMRIIVDEITKDVSLFITDFADDDEVDEAKMLWENQVSDLKQVLGSK; translated from the coding sequence ATGAGTGATAAGATTAAATTTGAAATAGAGTTTGTTATTCAAGCATCTCCACAGTTGCTTTACCAATATATTTCCACTCCCTCTGGTTTATCTGAATGGTATGCAGACAATGTAAATTCCCGTAGTGAAATGTTCACTTTTATTTGGGATGGTTCTGAAGAAAATGCTAAGATGTTAAAACGAAAAAGTGACGAGTTTGTTAAGTTTTCTTGGGAAGAAAATGAGGACGACAGCTTTTTTGAAATGCGTATTATTGTGGATGAAATCACCAAAGATGTTTCATTGTTCATAACTGACTTTGCAGATGATGATGAAGTGGATGAGGCAAAAATGCTTTGGGAAAACCAAGTATCTGACCTTAAACAAGTACTTGGATCAAAGTAG
- a CDS encoding aminotransferase class IV encodes MVNFNGKLFSEEKDIFNYNNRGLKYGDALFETVRCVNGTIFFWEDHYFRLMASMRILRMEIPMEFTLEFLEEEIIKTVTENGFEAKSARVRLTVFRSEGGLYGPITNEVSFVIEVSPLESPFYLVDEEKYEVELFKDYFVNKDMLSNLKTTNKILNVVASVYAKENGYDNCLLINNDKQVVEVINGNLFVVKGNTIKTSPLIDGCLNGIIRKKLMEVIDSTEDYELLEESISPFELQKADELFITNSIKGIRPIYKYRKKEYTNTVAKSLLGKLNAKARIG; translated from the coding sequence ATGGTCAATTTTAATGGCAAACTTTTTTCAGAAGAAAAAGATATTTTCAATTATAACAATAGGGGACTAAAGTACGGTGACGCTCTTTTTGAAACGGTAAGATGTGTTAACGGAACTATCTTTTTTTGGGAAGACCATTATTTTAGGTTGATGGCATCCATGCGTATCCTAAGAATGGAAATTCCTATGGAATTCACTTTGGAGTTTCTTGAGGAAGAGATTATAAAAACGGTCACTGAAAATGGCTTTGAAGCAAAGTCAGCTAGGGTTAGATTGACTGTCTTTAGAAGCGAAGGAGGATTATATGGCCCTATCACTAATGAAGTTTCATTTGTTATAGAAGTAAGCCCGTTGGAGTCCCCCTTTTATCTTGTTGATGAGGAAAAGTACGAAGTGGAGCTGTTCAAAGATTATTTTGTGAACAAAGACATGCTGTCCAATCTAAAAACCACCAATAAGATACTTAATGTTGTTGCCAGTGTTTACGCTAAGGAGAATGGATATGACAATTGTTTGCTCATCAATAACGATAAACAAGTTGTTGAGGTGATTAACGGAAATCTTTTTGTGGTAAAAGGGAATACTATAAAAACATCACCTTTAATTGATGGTTGTTTGAATGGTATTATTAGAAAAAAACTAATGGAAGTAATTGACTCCACGGAGGATTACGAGTTGTTGGAGGAATCCATATCACCGTTTGAACTTCAAAAGGCGGATGAACTTTTTATTACAAATAGCATCAAGGGTATAAGGCCTATATACAAGTACCGAAAAAAGGAATATACAAATACTGTTGCAAAAAGTCTTTTAGGGAAATTGAACGCGAAAGCTAGAATTGGCTAA
- a CDS encoding YqgE/AlgH family protein, with translation MVSDEPKKGKLLVAEPTLTGDVSFNRSVVLLAEHNHEGSVGFILNKPLDYNICDLISEITIPFKVFNGGPVEQDNLYFIHKVPELIDDSIEISDGIFWGGNFEKTVALINNKTITEQDIRFFLGYSGWDSSQLDQELSSKSWVVVQNEYESSILEKSSNAFWKEKMVELGGDYLLWSNAPENPSLN, from the coding sequence ATGGTTAGCGATGAGCCTAAAAAAGGAAAATTATTGGTTGCAGAACCAACACTTACTGGTGATGTTTCTTTTAATAGGTCTGTAGTCTTACTTGCTGAGCATAATCATGAAGGTTCTGTAGGTTTTATCCTGAATAAACCGTTGGATTATAACATTTGTGACCTTATCTCTGAAATTACAATTCCTTTTAAAGTTTTTAATGGCGGACCCGTAGAGCAGGATAACCTGTACTTTATACATAAGGTCCCAGAGCTTATTGACGATAGCATCGAAATTTCCGATGGTATTTTCTGGGGAGGTAATTTTGAGAAGACTGTTGCACTTATCAATAACAAAACCATTACAGAACAAGATATCCGTTTCTTTTTAGGATATTCCGGCTGGGATTCCAGCCAATTGGACCAAGAACTTTCCTCAAAGTCATGGGTAGTAGTACAAAATGAGTATGAAAGTAGCATCTTGGAAAAATCTTCCAATGCATTTTGGAAAGAGAAAATGGTAGAATTGGGTGGTGATTATTTACTATGGTCCAATGCTCCTGAAAATCCCTCTTTAAACTAG